Proteins found in one Cataglyphis hispanica isolate Lineage 1 chromosome 15, ULB_Chis1_1.0, whole genome shotgun sequence genomic segment:
- the LOC126855041 gene encoding angiotensin-converting enzyme-like isoform X2, which translates to MSLVKAAINLHSRMVILRIRHLIVFCIVLLREEAYGKYLEGLNVNLGDALLFLREYDSAASLMCTRVTMAQWNFATNVTDANHQRMVDEQTLKLKFERASWRKAITFAWSRIPDPLARRELKMIVTKGRNSLSDEKFNEIHHLIAEMKEIYSKARVCPYKQIDGECNLNLDHDINKIMIQSKNYDELLYYWHAWHEATGPQLQNKYLRYVQLANRAAKLNGFADAGDQMRELFEDEYFQQNIAEVMSAISPLYKNLFTYVRSKLIERYGDRIREDGPLPAHVLGNMWAQNWEGLFELMQPFPASRKLDVTVDIMIQGLTPMRMFQIAEEFFTSLGMKPMPPEFWKFSIFEKPIDREVKCTPSAWDFCNRIDYRIKQCTRNTMEDLLSTHYEMAHLQYFLQYKDQPLLFRNEAMPGFYEAVSDAIGLSIFTPQHLHKIGLYKNLTNDYDSSINFLMLMALRKVAYMPFAYIVDQWRWHIFSNGVEDMTARWWELRLQYQGIVPPMPRAERNFDPAAKYHIPADSLYVKYFVSIALQFQLFQSLCEISGHTGELHTCDIYRSREAGRLLSDILSMGSSRLWQDVIRQMTRGRVNRIDAGAMLKYFEPLNEWLKRQNEMQSVIGWITNRDDRAHPF; encoded by the exons ATGTCACTTGTTAAAGCAGCGATAAACTTGCATTCAAGAATGGTGATATTGAGAATTCGTCAtctcattgttttttgcattgttttaTTACGAGAGGAAgcttatggaaaatatttagag GGTCTCAACGTAAACTTAGGAGACGCTCTTTTATTTCTGAGAGAATATGATAGCGCAGCTTCGTTAATGTGCACAAGAGTGACAATGGCCCAATGGAATTTTGCGACAAACGTTACTGATGCAAATCATCAGAGAATG GTGGATGAACAAACATTAAAGCTAAAATTTGAAAGAGCATCTTGGCGGAAAGCAATCACTTTTGCTTGGAGTCGAATACCAGATCCTTTAGCAAGACGGGAACTTAAAATGATTGTTACAAAAGGTCGGAATTCCTTATCAgacgaaaaatttaatgag ATACACCATTTAATAGCCGAGATGAAAGAGATTTATAGCAAAGCCAGAGTATGTCCGTACAAACAAATTGATGGAGAGTGTAATTTGAATCTAGATCATG atattaataaaataatgatacaatcaaaaaattatgacgaattattgtattattggcACGCTTGGCATGAAGCAACTGGTCCACagcttcaaaataaatatttgagatatgTTCAATTGGCTAATCGAGCAGCTAAATTAAACG gttttGCCGATGCTGGCGATCAAATGAGAGAGTTATTCGAAGATGAATATTTCCAGCAAAATATAGCAGAAGTGATGTCAGCCATCTCTCCGCTGTACAAGAATCTTTTTACTTACGTACGATCAAAACTTATTGAAAGATACGGCGACAGAATACGAGAGGACGGGCCTTTACCGGCGCATGTTTTAGGAAATATGTGGGCTCAAAATTGGGAAGGTCTGTTCGAATTGATGCAACCTTTTCCTGCGAGCAGAAAACTCGATGTGACCGTAGATATAATGATTCAGGGTCTCACACCAATGAG GATGTTCCAAATAGCGGAGGAGTTTTTCACTTCACTCGGAATGAAGCCGATGCCGCCGgaattttggaaattttctatatttgaaaaacCCATTGATAGAGAAGTTAAATGCACTCCCAGTGCGTGGGATTTTTGTAACAGAATCGATTACAG AATAAAACAGTGTACTAGAAATACAATGGAGGATTTGTTATCGACGCATTACGAAATGGcacatttgcaatattttttacaatacaaaGATCAACCATTGTTATTTCGAAATGAGGCCATGccag gaTTCTACGAAGCTGTTAGCGATGCTATTGGTTTATCTATCTTTACTCCACaacatttgcataaaatcGGATTGTATAAGAATTTAACGAATGATTATGATAGCAGCATAAATTTTCTGATGCTAATGGCTCTCCGCAAAGTAGCTTATATGCCGTTTGCTTATATAGTTGATCAG TGGAGATGGCATATCTTTAGCAATGGCGTGGAAGATATGACAGCACGTTGGTGGGAATTAAGATTGCAATATCAGGGTATTGTTCCACCTATGCCTAGAGCTGAAAGAAATTTCGATCCGGCAGCGAAGTATCACATCCCAGCGGACAGTCTTTATGTCAA atattttgtaaGCATTGCTCTACAATTTCAATTGTTCCAATCATTGTGTGAGATTTCTGGTCATACAGGTGAATTGCACACTTGCGATATTTATAGATCACGGGAAGCAGGTCGATTATTATC agatattcTGTCAATGGGATCTTCTAGATTATGGCAAGATGTTATCAGGCAAATGACAAGAGGTAGAGTAAATAGGATAGATGCTGGTGCCATGCTCAAATATTTTGAGCCTTTAAATGAGTGGTTAAAACGTCAAAATGAGATGCAATCTGTGATCGGCTGGATCACGAATCGTGATGACAGAG cccatccattttga
- the LOC126855041 gene encoding angiotensin-converting enzyme-like isoform X1 → MSLVKAAINLHSRMVILRIRHLIVFCIVLLREEAYGKYLEGLNVNLGDALLFLREYDSAASLMCTRVTMAQWNFATNVTDANHQRMVDEQTLKLKFERASWRKAITFAWSRIPDPLARRELKMIVTKGRNSLSDEKFNEIHHLIAEMKEIYSKARVCPYKQIDGECNLNLDHDINKIMIQSKNYDELLYYWHAWHEATGPQLQNKYLRYVQLANRAAKLNGFADAGDQMRELFEDEYFQQNIAEVMSAISPLYKNLFTYVRSKLIERYGDRIREDGPLPAHVLGNMWAQNWEGLFELMQPFPASRKLDVTVDIMIQGLTPMRMFQIAEEFFTSLGMKPMPPEFWKFSIFEKPIDREVKCTPSAWDFCNRIDYRIKQCTRNTMEDLLSTHYEMAHLQYFLQYKDQPLLFRNEAMPGFYEAVSDAIGLSIFTPQHLHKIGLYKNLTNDYDSSINFLMLMALRKVAYMPFAYIVDQWRWHIFSNGVEDMTARWWELRLQYQGIVPPMPRAERNFDPAAKYHIPADSLYVKYFVSIALQFQLFQSLCEISGHTGELHTCDIYRSREAGRLLSDILSMGSSRLWQDVIRQMTRGRVNRIDAGAMLKYFEPLNEWLKRQNEMQSVIGWITNRDDRGIFHFVSALFAEWYQNSGEKIKLWSLFTLLLVYKAFIY, encoded by the exons ATGTCACTTGTTAAAGCAGCGATAAACTTGCATTCAAGAATGGTGATATTGAGAATTCGTCAtctcattgttttttgcattgttttaTTACGAGAGGAAgcttatggaaaatatttagag GGTCTCAACGTAAACTTAGGAGACGCTCTTTTATTTCTGAGAGAATATGATAGCGCAGCTTCGTTAATGTGCACAAGAGTGACAATGGCCCAATGGAATTTTGCGACAAACGTTACTGATGCAAATCATCAGAGAATG GTGGATGAACAAACATTAAAGCTAAAATTTGAAAGAGCATCTTGGCGGAAAGCAATCACTTTTGCTTGGAGTCGAATACCAGATCCTTTAGCAAGACGGGAACTTAAAATGATTGTTACAAAAGGTCGGAATTCCTTATCAgacgaaaaatttaatgag ATACACCATTTAATAGCCGAGATGAAAGAGATTTATAGCAAAGCCAGAGTATGTCCGTACAAACAAATTGATGGAGAGTGTAATTTGAATCTAGATCATG atattaataaaataatgatacaatcaaaaaattatgacgaattattgtattattggcACGCTTGGCATGAAGCAACTGGTCCACagcttcaaaataaatatttgagatatgTTCAATTGGCTAATCGAGCAGCTAAATTAAACG gttttGCCGATGCTGGCGATCAAATGAGAGAGTTATTCGAAGATGAATATTTCCAGCAAAATATAGCAGAAGTGATGTCAGCCATCTCTCCGCTGTACAAGAATCTTTTTACTTACGTACGATCAAAACTTATTGAAAGATACGGCGACAGAATACGAGAGGACGGGCCTTTACCGGCGCATGTTTTAGGAAATATGTGGGCTCAAAATTGGGAAGGTCTGTTCGAATTGATGCAACCTTTTCCTGCGAGCAGAAAACTCGATGTGACCGTAGATATAATGATTCAGGGTCTCACACCAATGAG GATGTTCCAAATAGCGGAGGAGTTTTTCACTTCACTCGGAATGAAGCCGATGCCGCCGgaattttggaaattttctatatttgaaaaacCCATTGATAGAGAAGTTAAATGCACTCCCAGTGCGTGGGATTTTTGTAACAGAATCGATTACAG AATAAAACAGTGTACTAGAAATACAATGGAGGATTTGTTATCGACGCATTACGAAATGGcacatttgcaatattttttacaatacaaaGATCAACCATTGTTATTTCGAAATGAGGCCATGccag gaTTCTACGAAGCTGTTAGCGATGCTATTGGTTTATCTATCTTTACTCCACaacatttgcataaaatcGGATTGTATAAGAATTTAACGAATGATTATGATAGCAGCATAAATTTTCTGATGCTAATGGCTCTCCGCAAAGTAGCTTATATGCCGTTTGCTTATATAGTTGATCAG TGGAGATGGCATATCTTTAGCAATGGCGTGGAAGATATGACAGCACGTTGGTGGGAATTAAGATTGCAATATCAGGGTATTGTTCCACCTATGCCTAGAGCTGAAAGAAATTTCGATCCGGCAGCGAAGTATCACATCCCAGCGGACAGTCTTTATGTCAA atattttgtaaGCATTGCTCTACAATTTCAATTGTTCCAATCATTGTGTGAGATTTCTGGTCATACAGGTGAATTGCACACTTGCGATATTTATAGATCACGGGAAGCAGGTCGATTATTATC agatattcTGTCAATGGGATCTTCTAGATTATGGCAAGATGTTATCAGGCAAATGACAAGAGGTAGAGTAAATAGGATAGATGCTGGTGCCATGCTCAAATATTTTGAGCCTTTAAATGAGTGGTTAAAACGTCAAAATGAGATGCAATCTGTGATCGGCTGGATCACGAATCGTGATGACAGAG GAATCTTTCATTTTGTTTCAGCATTGTTTGCCGAATGGTATCAAAATAgtggagaaaaaattaaattatggaGTTTATTTACTTTACTGCTCGTTTATaaagcttttatttattaa